A segment of the Luteolibacter arcticus genome:
GATCAACTGCTCGCGCTGGGGGCCACCGGCCTCGATGCCAGCCAGACCGGTGCCGGCTTCGGCACCAGCTCGGCGATCAGCAAGGACACGCTGGTCATTGGCTCGCCGCTGCGGGATACCCCGTCGGTCGATGTCGGCCGGGTCCAGATTTACGAGCGCAGCTCCGGCTTTGGCGCTCCCTGGGGACAGGTCGCGGATATCGGCGGCACCGATGCGGGCGCGGGCGATTTGTTCGGCCAGGCGGTAGCCATTGATGGCGACTACATGGTGGTCGGCGCTCCCGGCTTCGACCAACCCGGCGGCAGCAATGCCGGCGCGGCCTACATCTTCCAAAGGAATCCGACGAATCAGAACGCCTGGACCCAGGTCGCGAAGATCAATCCGCCCGTGATCAACGGCTCCGGTGGCGATGCCTTCGGCAGCGCGGTCGCGCTGCAAGGCGACACGGTGCTCATCGGCGCCCCGAACGCCAACCTCACCGGAGCCCCGCGTTCCGGCCGGGTGTTCGTCTTCAAGCGTGGTGCCACCCCGAGTGCCTGGACTTTGTCGCAGACCCTCGTCGCCGCCGACAACCGCGTCAGCGGCCAGCTGAATGACTCCGAGTTCTACGGTGCGGCTGTGGCGATCGATGGAAATACCGTGGTCATCGGTTCCCATGGCGCGAACTACGCCGGCAACAGCACCCTGTGGAATTTCGGCGCGGCTTACATCTACACCCGCCCGACAGCCGCCGGCGGCTTCACCGAATTCAAGCGCCTCGATCAGTTCGACGGCACTGAAGCCAAGGCCTACGGCGGCTTCGGCTATGCGGTGGATATTTCCGGCGACCGGATCGCGGTCGGCGTTCATTCGGTCAATGCGCCCTTCGGCGGACTCAAGCCCGGCCGGGTCCGCATCTATGAGCGCGACTCCGGTGGCGCGAACCAGTGGGGCCTCGTCCGCGAGGCAGCCCCGGCGGACGGCGTGACCTCACGGTACTTCGGCTACTCAGTGGCGATCTCCGGAAACCTCCTGCTTGTCGGTGCTCCCGCTGGCAGCGAGGGCTCGCTGGAAACCCGCGGTTCCGTGGAAATCCTCCGTCGCAGCTCGGGCACGGCCGATTGGCTCGCCATCGACCGCATCACCCACGGGGCGTCGGCCTCCGGCAATCGCTACGGCAACTCGGTGGCGCTCGACGGCTTCTCCGGCGTGGCCGGTTCCAGTGCTGACAGCGTGAATGCGACCGGCGCAGGCGGCGCCGGTAGCGCACGGGTCCTGCAGCTCCAGTATGACCTCGGCCCGCGTCTCGCGGTGCCGGTGCTGGATCAGCTTGCGGTGGAAGGCTCACCCTTCAGCTTCACGGTGAATGCGGCGACCTTCGGGGATCCGGTCTATCCGGGCCAGCTCACGCTTGCAGTCCGGTTGAGCGATGGCAGTCCGCTGCCGCCCGCTGGCTGGCTCTCGTTCAACCCCGCTACCGGTGCCTTCACCGGCACTCCGACCGCCGTCGAAGGCCGCGACTATAGCCTCCAACTCGTGGCGACCAATCCGCTCGGTTCGCAGGTCGTGTCGAACGTCTTCCGCGTCTATCAGAACCGTGCATCAGGCTCCTTGGCAGCCGCCTACGCCGGTTGGGCTACGGGACAATTCACGCCCTCCGTGCTCTCCAACTCTGCTCTGGAAGCGAGCGTCTGGGGTATCAACGCGGACGCCGATCACGATGGCCGTGCGAACGTGCTGGAGATGCTCTTTGGCCTGAATGCCAACCAGCCGGATCAGCCGCAGCTCGTCTTCACACGGATCAGCGCGACGCAGTACACGTTGAGCTACCCACAGACCGAGCAATTCCCGGCAGGCGAAGTGGCGGTCGAGTGGTCGATCAATGGGACGACTTGGACCACCACTGGTGTGGTGCTGACCCCCGGACCGGCGGTCAGTGGCATCATCCGCGTCACCGCGTCGATCACCTCGCCGCTGGCGCAGCAGAAGGTCTTCGTCCGCATCGTGGCAGGCGATTGATTTGAAAACGGGGGCACGCTGGTGCCCCCCGCTCTCCGTCAAGGTTTGGCGATCAAAGCGGTGCATGCCTCCGGCGTGCAACAGGTCCGGCAGACATCCTGTCTGTCGCCCCCCAGGATGCGGGCGATCCTTTCGCACGCCAGAGGCGTGCGCCACGTTCGGACGATGCCCCTTCTATACCAGCCCGTCCTTGCGCGCCTGCTTCCAGTAGGCGTACTCGGAGCGATTGAAATCGATGTACTCGGGCGAGAGGTCGCTACTATACATGCAGTAGTCGGCGTCGCCCTGGTTCAGGTGGATCTCGATCTTGAACTCTGGCTTGGCGGCGATCTCGCGCAGCTCGTCCATCGGCGTGGTCGCTTGCAGGCCGCCGAGGCAGGCGGGCTTGCCGTCGTAGAAGATGTCCACGAGTTCCTCGCGAATGCGAGCGCGCGAGTAGCCGACGGCGTGGAGCACGCGGCCCCAATTCGGGTCGCCGCCGTTCCACGATGACTTCACCAGCGCCGACTTGCAGACCGCCTCGGCGACGAGCTTGGCATCCAGATAGGTGCGGGCGCCCTTCACCTCCACGGTGACGAACTTCGTCACCCGCTCGCCATCGCGGACGACCGCTTGCGCAAGCTCGAGCATCACGTGGCGCAGCGCCTGGCGGAATTGGCGGCACAGCGAGCTGTTACGGCGGATCGGCGGCATGCCGGAGCGGCCGTTGGCGAGCACCAGCACCGTGTCGTTGGTGCTCATGTCGCCATCGATGGTGATGCGGTTGAAGCTTTCATCGACCCCCTCGAGCACGCCCTTGCGCAGCGTGTCGCGCGGGACATTGGCATCGGTGGTGATGAAGCACAGCATGGTGGCCATGCTTGGCGAGATCATGCCGGCGCCTTTCACGCAGCCGCCGATGCGGACGCGGTGGCCGCCGAGGTCGAAGGAAATGGCGATCTCCTTGTGATGGGTGTCGCTGGTGATGATGGCGCGGGCCACCTCGGTGCCACGGCCACTGCCGAGACCCTGGACGAGATCGTCGAAGCGCGACTCGATCCGCACCATCGGCATCGGCAAGCCGATCACGCCCGTGGAACACACGCCGATCTCGCTGCGGTTCAGGCCGAGCGGGGTGGCCACGCCCTTGCACATCGCCTTGGCGTCGTGGATGCCTTGGACACCGGTGCAGGCGTTGGCGTTGCCGCTGTTGGCGACGATCGCGCGGATGTCACCCTTGCGCAGGTGGGCTTGGGACAGCTTCACCGGCGCGGCCTTGACGCGATTGATGGTGAAGGTGCCGGCCGACGTACACGGGCTCTCCGAATAGATCAGCGCGAGGTCGAGACGTTCGGCGGCAGGGTTCTTGATGCCGCAAGATAATGCGGAGCACTGGAAACCGCGCGGCGCGCCGACGCCGCCTTTGATCCGGGTGACGGGAAAGTCCATGGGTGGGTTTGCAAGGGTGTGGGGCGGAGACGCTGAACAAATCTCACGCCGTTTGCAACCCGGCGGTCTCCGGGAGGCCGAAGATGAGGTTGAATGACTGCACCGCCTGCGATCCCGCGCCCTTGCCGAGGTTGTCCTCCGCGCTGGTCAAAATAACACGACCGGTCCGCGCATCGTGCGCCCAGCCGATGTCGATGAAGTTGGTGCGCGTGACATTCTTGGTGTCGGCACAGCCGCCCTTGCCTAGCAGACGGACAAACGCCGCGTCCCCGTACGCACTTTCCAGCGCCTCGCCGATCGCGGCGGGATCGATGCCTTCCGTCAGCTTCGCCGTGGTGGAGGTGGCGATGCCGGAGTTAACCGGGACCAGGTGCGGGATGAAAGTGATGACCACGCTTTCACCGGCCGCAATTGATAGCTCCTGCTCGATCTCGGAGAGGTGGCGGTGCTTCGGGATGCCGTAGGCGCGCACGCTCTCATTGCACTCGCAGAAGAGCAGCGAGACATCGGCCTTCTTGCCGGCTCCGCTGACGCCGCTCATCGAGTTCGCCACGATCGTGGCCGGATCGATCAGGCTGGCCTCCAGCAGCGGGATCAGCGGCAGCAGGATGCTGGTCGGGTAGCAACCGGGCGAGGCGACGAGCCGCGCCTCCCGGATGGCACCCGCCCGGATCTCCGGCAGGCCATAGACCGCCTCATCGAGCAGCGCCGGTGCTGGATGGGGGTGGCCGTAGAATTCCTCGTAAACGTCGGCATCGCTCAGCCGGAAATCCGCGCTCAGGTCGATGACCTTCAGCCCGCGCTCCAGCAGCGCGGTCGCGATTTCCGCCGCCACCCCGTGCGGCAGCGCGAGAAACGCCGCCTGCGCACCGGTCGCGGCGATGGCATCCGGATCGGGCTCCATAAACGGCAGCTCGGCCCCCGGCAGCTTGCGGAAGCGCGGAAAGACGGCGGACAAGGGCTTGCCGGCCTCCTGGCGGGAGGTCGCGGCCACCAATTCGACCTGCGGGTGGACCAGCAGCAGGCGCAGGAGTTCCTGCCCTGTGTAGCCGCTGGCTCCGACAATCGCGCATTTGATCCGTTCCGTCACGGCGCGGAAAATGCATGATTTTCAAGGCTTGCCAACCGGGATTTGCCCTGATTGTCTGCCCGCCCCGTCGCCAACGTGGTTAAACGGGCTGTAGCGCAGTCTGGTAGCGCACCTGCCTGGGGGGCAGGGGGTCGTGGGTTCGAATCCCGCCAGCCCGACCACCAAAGCCCGGCACCCAAGACTTTGGGTGCCGGGTTTTGGCCGGGACGCGTGGTTACGAGGAGAAAATGACGCGTTGCGTTCCTCGGACGGTGCTTCAAAATCCCGCTCAACGTCGGGGAGAAAGGTGACGTAACGCATCCACGGGCACCAAGTCTCCGAGCAGACGCAAATCCTTTCCCAATGGACCCTGACAATTCCCCTCCGTTTCTCGTCCCTGTTCTCCAGATCGTGGCATTCATCTGTGGCTTTGCCGCTGTCCTGCTGCTGCTGGGCGCGTTTGGCAGTGCCAAGGATATTGCGAAGGCCAACTTTGTGCATGCACTCATGTGCTTGGGCTCGGGGATCGGCCTCCTGTGGATGGCCAAGGTGTTAGAACTCTTGCACAAGATCGCGTTCGCGAAGAGCGGACTGCCAGATGCAACGGCTCCCCCTGCCGAGCCCGTGACGAGGATGTAGGAGCCGTTCACCTTACGGCGGCAGACGGCACGAATCCATTGCGACCTTGGGATCTCCGGGCGCGCCGTGGAGGTGAAAGCGCACGGGCGGCTTTCCGGCTTCCAGCGCTCAGTTCGACTTGCGGCGGCGCAGCAGCATGAGGGCACCCATGCCGCCCAGCAGGGTGAGCGGGGTCGAAGGCTCGGGGATGACGGTGATGAGGACGCCACCCTCCGATTCCACGGCGCTGAATGCGGTTGGGTCGATGGCACCATCCCACTGGAGCGTGCCATTGGTCAGGAAGCCGTCCTCGGCCAAGGCCGTGAGACTGTAGTTCCGGAAGAAGAGGGAGCCGGTCGATGCGGTGCTGAAGTTGAGCGACTGCGATCCTCCGCCGTAGAACCCGCTGTAAAAGCTGCCTCCGTCCACGGAGATCGTGCCGCCGGTGAAATCGATGATTCCCGGGCCGTCGGCAAATGAGATCATGGTGGCGCTCAAGGTGCCCCCCGTCATCGTGAACGAGCTGATGGGTTTGAATTCGTTGGCGATGTTGACCGTGCCACCGGTGATGGTGAAGTCGCCGAAATCCGCCCGGTTGAGAAAGTTGCCGCTGAAATTGGCAATGCCGGCGGAGACCGTGATGTTAGAGTCGCTGTTGCGGACGATGTTGTCGGAGGTGCCTTGGTTGAAGGTGCCGCCCGCCACGATTAGCGATCCGCTGCCAAGCTGGATCCATGCGTTGCCTCCGGCTTGGGTCCAACTGCCGCCGTTGAGCACGAGTGCCCCTCCGTTGTGGATCGCCAGGTCACCGCCCGGGGTGTAGGTGACGGCACCTGAATTGATTTCGGCCGTGTTGCCGCTCGCGGTTCCGGGCACTTCACCGCCCTCCCAATTGCCCCCCGTAAGATAGTCGCCGGTCCCGCCGCCCCATACTACTGTGGCAGCCGACAGGCCGTTCATGGGGAGAAAGGTCAGGAGTACAAGAGGTGCAACGACACGGCAGACGGATTTCATGGGGGCAGGGTTAAAAGGGTTTGCGACTGCAATTTAATGCAATCACGGGTGGAAATGTCAGCAATTATTTCTCGGAAGTGTTAATGACTCCGTTTCTTCCGATAGGAGACATCCGGAAGGCGCTTTGTTATGCCCTCACGCTGGCCCTCAGTACCGGGGTCCGCAGAATGCTGCATCGACGCGGCGGCTTCGGTGGCTAGCGTCGCCGGTGCGTGGACCACGGAATAGTCACTGACATCGCGACGTGCATCATCGCCGCCTGGGTGGTGGGGGTGGTTTGCCGGGTGGTGCGGCAGCCGTTGCTGATCGCGTATTTGGTGGCGGGGTTTGCGATCGGGCCGAATGGGTTGCGCTTCATCACGGATCCGGAGTCGATCCGGACGATGTCCGAGATCGGGTTGGCGCTGCTGCTGTTCATGATCGGGCTGGAGATGGACCTGAAGAAGATGCTGGGGTCCGGGCGGGCGATCACGGTGACGGCGCTGGTTCAGATCATCGGCGGCGTGGCCTTGGGGTGGCTGCTTTTCGGCTGGCTGGGCCCGGCGGCGACGAAGCTGGAGGCCCTCTACCTCGCGGTGGCAGCGGCGATGAGCAGCACGGTCATCATCGTGAAGCTGCTGCACGACAAGCGGGAGCTGGAGACCCTCGCCGGGCGCATCACGATCGGCATTCTGGTCCTGCAGGACGTCTTCGTGATCCTGTTCCTCGCCGTCCAGCCGAGCCTCAAGGATCCGGCGTTGGCACCCCTGGCCTTGGCGTTTGGCAAGGTGCTGCTGCTGGTGGGCGTGGCCTACACCGTCAGCCGCTTCGTGCTGCCGCCGGTCTTCAAGCTGGTGGCGCGGCAACCGGAGCTGGTGTTGGTGGGCGCGCTGGCGTGGTGCTTCGCGTTGGCCGGCTTCGCGAGCTACCTTCACCTGTCGCGGGAAATGGGCGCACTGCTTGCCGGCGTGTTGCTGTCCACCTTCCCCTACACGCTCGATGTGGTGGCGAAGGTCACCAGCATCCGCGATTTCTTCGTCACCCTGTTCTTCGTCTCGCTCGGCATGATCATCCCCCTGCCGACGTGGGACTACCTGCTGTGGATGCTGGTCTTCAGCGCGGTGCTGGTTGCCACCCGGCTGCTGAGCGTGACCCCGGTGCTCCTGAAGTTGGGCCTCGGGCATCGCATGAGCCTGCTGCCGGCGATCAATCTCAGCCAGCTCAGCGAACTCTCGCTGGTGCTGCTGGCGATCGGCAAGGCCAGCGGGGATGTGTCCGACCGCACGATCAGCATCACCGCCTTCGCCTTCGCGTTCCTCGCGGTGGGATCGACCTATGGGATCCTGCGGAATGATGGCATCGTGCGCACCGTCTCGCCGTGGTTGACGAAATTCGGCATGCCGGACTTGCCCGAGGGCAGTGGTGAAACCGGCCACGACACTCAGGCGGGGACCATCTTCGTGCTCGGCTTCTCGTGGACCGCGAGTTCCATGGTGGAAGAAATCGAACGCGAGCGGCCGACGCTGCTGCCGCGGCTCAAGGTGATCGATTTCAATCCCGAAACGGTTGCGAAACTCCGCGCTCGCGGGGTGTCGGTCGTCTATGGCGACGTCAGCCAGCGCGACGTGCTGGAGCACGCGGGCATCGCGGAGGCGGAGGTGATCGTCTGTTCGCTTTCCGACAGCGTGCTGCGCGGTGCGAGCAATCTCCGGATGCTCCGGCAAGTGCGCGCCCTCAGCGAGCGCGCCGAGATCATCGTGCACGCCGAGCGTCTCGACGATGCCGCGGGCCTTTACGCCGCGGGGGCCAGTTACGTGGTCACGCCCCGGCTGTTGGAAGCCCGCGAGCTGCTCGAAGTGCTCGATGCGGTGGACAACCACCTCATCGCCGAAAAGACCTGTGAACAGCTTGCGCGCTTGGAAAATCGCAGTGAAGTGATTCCCTGATCCCCCTCCTCCTTGCTGTGAAAATCCTCTTCGCCGCCGACCTGCACTACGCGCTCAAGCAGTTCGACTGGCTTGCCGCGAATGCCGGGGAGTGCGACGCGCTGATCATCGGCGGCGACTTGCTGGATCTTGGCGGGAACCTCGACACCGACCTCCAGGTGGTGGTGGTGGAGAAGTATCTCCACAAGCTCAGCAAGCTCACCCGTGTGATCGTCAGCTCCGGCAATCACGACGGCGACCATCGCGATGAAAACGGGGAGTCACGCGCGCGCTGGATTGGCGAGATGAAGGACGATCGCCTGCACGTCGATGGCGACTCGCTCGATGTGGCCGGCATGCGCATCACCGTGTGCCCATGGTGGGATGGTCCGGTGACGCGGGCGGAGGTGGAGCAGCAGTTGATCGCCGCCATGCCGCCGGCGGGAACGCCGTGGCTGTGGGTCTATCATGCCGCACCGGAGGGACCGCTGAGTTGGACCGGGAAGGAATTCATCGGTGACGCGACCTTAACCGCATGGATCGCCCGGTTCTCGCCGCGCATCGTGATGTCGGGGCATATCCACAATGCTCCCTTCTACGCGCAGGGCTCGTGGATTGACCGGATCGGCGAGACGTGGGCCTTCAATCCGGGGCGACAGATCGGAGGGTGTCCGGCGGTGCTGCGGTTCGACTTGGACCGGCAAGAGGTGGCCTGGCACTCGCAGGAGGGGGTGGAGGAGCGGAGCTTGGTGGGGTAGGTGTTCGCGTAGGCGCACTGGTGACAGTGCGGAGCGGTTCCTGAAAGCGGACTGCTCACGTGCTTCCGCGTTGTCACCAACGCGCCTACCGAGGTATGGAATGCCTTTGGCGTAGGCGCACTGGTGACAGTGCGGAGCGGTTCCTGAAAGCGGACTGCGCACGTGCTTCCGCGTTGTCACCAACGCGCCTACGGAAAGACGATGCTCATTCTCAACTCTTCGCCCGGCGTTTCGGCTGGCGGTGCATCAGGGTGCTCAGAACGTCATCCACCATCCCGATGTGGTCGTGGCCGTCGTATTGATGCTTAACGTCCACGAGGTAGCGGTTGAGCGCGTCGATGCGGTGCGCCAGCAGCTCCGCGATATGGAGGCAGGCGGCCGGTGAAGAGGCGAGAAACGCGCGCGGTTCATCGACGGAGGTGATTCGCGACGGAACCAGCGTCCGCACGCTGGCGGTGCAGGGTCCGCCTAGGAGCAGGGACATCTCCCCGAAGACAGCACCGCTTTCAGAGATCTTCGCGACGCGGACATCATCGCGCAGGACTTCCACTTCCCCTTCCAGCAGGACGTAGAGGGCGGCGCAGGGATCGTCTTGCTGCAGAATGAACTCACCCGCCGCGAGTTCGCGGACCGGATGGCCGGCGATGATGTCGAGGAACGGGTTCATCGCTGGAAAACGGAGCAAATCCGGGGCCAGACTTCCGTCAAACGGGAAGCCATCCCTTCACCATCACGATCACGAAGATGACCTTGCAACTGAGGTGCAGTGCCTGGTCGGTGGCATAACCGTAAAGTCCTTCGCCCTTGCCGAGATCGATCAGCCAGTGGAGCACCAGTTCCGCCACGGCGATGATGGCGCTACCCGAGACGATCCAGACCCCGCCCGCGTGAATGAGCGAGTGGGCCGTAAGGGAGATCAGCCACTCGGAAAGATTCTTCGCTTCCCTGCGCTGCTTGGTGCGGGCCAAGTAGTCGCCCTGAAGGGGAAAGTCCGCTAGCGCGTGCGATATGGCGAACGCGAAGAACAGGGCGAGCGGACCGCTCTGGAGAAGGATGCTCACGCCGTCGGTCTCCAGAAGCTGTGCAGTGCTGACTTTTCTTCGGATTCGGCAAGCTTGGCGTTCATGGCCCGGATCCGCTTTCCTTCGAGACGGAGCAGGCCCTTCATGAACTCGATCCCCCCCACGGGATCATCCTGGAAGAAGCCCTGCAATTCGGCTTCCGAGATCTGCCAGATCAGGCACTCGCTGCGGGCGATCACCGAGGCACTGGCAGTGCCCGGATCGAAGATATTGACCTCGCCGAGCGAATCACCGGCTCCGAGGCTCGCGACCAACAGATTCCGGCCGCCGGCGTGGGATACCACATGCAGCATGCCGGACAGGATCAGGTAAAGGTTTGGCTGCGGCTTGTCTTCTTCGATCAGCGATTCGCCATCGTGGGGACGGACGAACTTTCCGAAGGATGCGAGAAACTCGCGGTGGGAGGAATCCATGTCGGCGAGGAAGCCGATGGCGGGCAGTTCCGGAAGGGGAGACGAACTCATGGGAATCGACCGACGTTGGCGGGTTGGGACGCCCACGACTAGCAGGAAATTGCAGGTCAGCCGCGCAAGGCGGAGATCTCGATATTCGCCTGTCGCAGGCGTTCGCAGAGCAGCAGGGCGAATTGGTGAAGGATCTTGGCCTTGAGCGCCGGGTGTTCGCGACCGAGGACGTCGAAGAGCGAGCGCCGGATGACGCGGCAGGTCACCGGTGCCGTCGTCACGACGTCGGCCGACCGCGGCGAACCATCGAGGAATGCGAGCTCGCCGAAGCTCATGCCGGCGGAAAAGACGTCCAGCCGTTGATAGCGATTGTTTCCTAACAACAGCCGGACCTCGACCGTGCCGTCGCTGAGCACGAAGAGTTCGTCGGCCGTGCCGCCGGTGTGGATGATGGTTTCACCGGTGGCGAAGGAACGGTGCTCCATTCGCTCCTCCAGAAGCTGGAGCTCATCTTCATCGCAGGTGGAAAAGAGCGAGCACTTCGAAAGAGCCACCGGTGGGACGTCCGGGGTGTGATGCGGCATCACCTTTTCCAACACGGCGTCCTCACAAGCCTCGAGCGCGGCGTCCTCGCTCGGGAAAAGCGCGTCCTCGCCGAGCCCTGCGACCTCGAGTGCCTTGCCGTGGCGTCCGGCGTGGCAGCACAGCAGCCGCACGCCGGTGTCGTCGAGCTGCTGCCGCACTTCGCGCAGCATCCGCAGCGAAACCCCGTCCACGGAGAAGACGTTGGCGAAGTTCAGGATCACGTGCTGGCAGTAGGCGGCCTGCTTCACCAGCTCGCGGATGACGGGCTCGAAGGTCGAGAACAGCAGCGGCCCTTGCAGCTCCATCACGCGGATGCGATCGCCGTAGCTGCGCAGCGCCTTGAATACCGGTGCCGGCAGCCGCCGTCGCGAATTCACCTGCGAGGCATTGTAGCTACGGCGCAGTGCCGGCTGCGGCACCGCGCTGGGGTTGAACATGTGCAGTGCCAGCTCGCGGGCGAGATCCATGCAGACCTTGATGCCGCGGACGCTGTTGCCCTGGTCATCGAGCGGCGGGGAAAAGACACCGATGCCGAGCTGACCCGGCAGCACCGCGAGGATGCCACCGCCGACCCCGCTCTTCGCCGGCAGGCCGACCCGATAGATCCACTCCCCGGACCAATCGTACATCCCGCAGCTCGCCATCACGCCGAGCACGTTGTCCACATACTCGTGAGCGATCGCCCGCTCGCCGGTGACGGGATTGCAACCTTGGTTGGCAAGCGTGGCCGCCATCACTGCAAGGTCGGCACAATTCACGCGCAGCGAGCACTGCTGGAAATAGGTCTCCAAGATATCGCGGGGCTCTTCCTCGATGATGTCGAAATTCCGCAGCATCCAGCCGATCGCCCGGTTGCGGTGGCCGGTTTGGCTTTCTGAGCGATAGACGTCCTCGTCGATGTCGAGCTGACCGATCGCGCAGCGTGAGAGATACTCGCGGATCCGGTCGATGCGGGTTTGACCGTCCTTCTTCAGGACCTGCCCGCAGGTGGCGATCGCGCCGGCGTTGATCATCGGGTTGAACGGCGCGCCGTTGCCGGGCTTCAAGCTGATGGCATTGAAGGCATCGCCCGATGGCTCCACGCCGATCCGCGAAGTCACATGGTCCTCGCCGCGGTCTTCCAAGGCCAAGCCATAGGACAGCGCCTTGGAGATCGATTGGATGGTGAACTTGTGTCGCGTGTCGCCGACCTCGTAGAGATGCCCGTCCCGGGTCGCGATGCAGATTCCGAAGAGCTTCGGATCGACTTTGGCGAGCTCGGGGATGTAGTCCGCTACCTTGCCGTCGTGGAGAGACGCATACCGCTGATGGAGGTTCTTAAGGACTTGGGTTACGGGGGATTTCATGCGATGGGTCGGCTGCCAAGAGCAGGTGGGATACCCATTCGCCAGCGCCGGGCCAAAAATCGGCAAACCCGGTTGGCGAATCCCGTCATCGTCACGGTAACAAGAGTTCCACCGTCACCCGGTAGAAGGCCCGGTCGCCACTCAATGCAGGATCGGTAAGGTTAATATCGCCGTTCAGCAGGGCGGGACCGGAGGTGGCGACGTCTTGCCAAAGCCCCGCGGCGGGATCGGCACAGCGTTCGAGCGTGTAGAGCCGGCCAAGCTTGCCGGGCACGACCACCGAGAAGGTCGTATCCGTTTTTGTCGCCGCACTTACACGGAAGACATCGGTGGGGTCATTCGGATCGGTGCCCGCCGTGTATTCGTCGATGTTGATGATGCCGTCGCCGTCGGGATCCTGGCTGTCGGAGCCGGTGCCGGCATTGGTCGACGAACCGAAGTTGGTCGTGCGCCAGAGGGCGAGCGCGGAGACCGCGGGCTGATAGGTCACCGTCACCGTGAGCAGGTTGTTCGCCAGCACCGCGACGGTCTGTTGCGGCGGAGCCACGAAACCGGGCAGCGCCTTGAACTCGAGCGCGTAGTTGCCCGCGGTCAGGTTGTTCTTGCGGGCACTGGAAATGACGAAGCTCGAATCGGTGCCGAGCTTCCACAGCGCCCCGGCCAGTCTGGCCTCGGCTGGCTCCAGGATCACGGTGAGCGCGCCGCGGTTCGTGGTGGTGGAGACCGCGGTGTAGCTGGTCAGCGAGATGCCGCCGGAGGTATTGTTGTCGCCGGTGTTCGCCGTGATCTCGGCACGACCGAAGAGATCGATCACCCCGTCATCGATCGCGCGGACATGATTCTCCGTGTTGTTTCCGCCGAGATAGATGCCGGCCGGGAAGTAGCTTCCGCCGTCGCGTTGGGCGCAGACCGGACCGCCGAGCATCCCGTTCAGCCCGTAGATCTGGAGGGTGGAGAAGACCCCGCCCGACACCGGCACGTAGGCGGCGGCCTTGGCCCGCGAGGCGTTCATCTTGCCGCGTCCATCGGTCGAGCCACCCCCGCGCACGGGATAGCCGACCACCGTCTTGAGTGTCGTAGCATCGGCCAGCGGACTCGTCGTCGCATCCGTGGCGAGGAAGCCGGAGTAGCCGCCGCGACCTGCCTCGCCGAGGAAGTAGAGCGCCGCGACGTCGAGTTTCTGGGATTCCAAGCTCGGCTGTCCCGGTGTGTTATCCACCTCCCGCTGGGCGGCGTAACCGGTGAAGGCATAGAAACCGCGGGGTGTCATGGGCGCCGGCTCGTGAATCTCCAGCGACCGCTGGAACAACCACTGGGCTCCCGGCACCTGGGCCAGCGTGACTTCGTCAAAGAGCGCCTGCGCCACGGTAGCGACGACGCGTGGCTTCACGACGAAGCCGCTGAACGAGCCGGAGTCGGTGCGGAATTGGCCCACATAAGCGTAGGCCAGATTGCGGCGGGTGGAAATGTCGCTGAATGGCAGTTCGCGCAATGAGCTGGATGGGACATCGAGGTCGGGATTGTAGGCGAAGGCGAACGTGCTCGTTTGGCCATCCGTGATCAGCACCTTCGCCGGAGGTGGTGCATCGAGGTCGAGTGCGGCCTTGAACTCCACCAAGTG
Coding sequences within it:
- the argC gene encoding N-acetyl-gamma-glutamyl-phosphate reductase translates to MTERIKCAIVGASGYTGQELLRLLLVHPQVELVAATSRQEAGKPLSAVFPRFRKLPGAELPFMEPDPDAIAATGAQAAFLALPHGVAAEIATALLERGLKVIDLSADFRLSDADVYEEFYGHPHPAPALLDEAVYGLPEIRAGAIREARLVASPGCYPTSILLPLIPLLEASLIDPATIVANSMSGVSGAGKKADVSLLFCECNESVRAYGIPKHRHLSEIEQELSIAAGESVVITFIPHLVPVNSGIATSTTAKLTEGIDPAAIGEALESAYGDAAFVRLLGKGGCADTKNVTRTNFIDIGWAHDARTGRVILTSAEDNLGKGAGSQAVQSFNLIFGLPETAGLQTA
- a CDS encoding cation:proton antiporter; translation: MDHGIVTDIATCIIAAWVVGVVCRVVRQPLLIAYLVAGFAIGPNGLRFITDPESIRTMSEIGLALLLFMIGLEMDLKKMLGSGRAITVTALVQIIGGVALGWLLFGWLGPAATKLEALYLAVAAAMSSTVIIVKLLHDKRELETLAGRITIGILVLQDVFVILFLAVQPSLKDPALAPLALAFGKVLLLVGVAYTVSRFVLPPVFKLVARQPELVLVGALAWCFALAGFASYLHLSREMGALLAGVLLSTFPYTLDVVAKVTSIRDFFVTLFFVSLGMIIPLPTWDYLLWMLVFSAVLVATRLLSVTPVLLKLGLGHRMSLLPAINLSQLSELSLVLLAIGKASGDVSDRTISITAFAFAFLAVGSTYGILRNDGIVRTVSPWLTKFGMPDLPEGSGETGHDTQAGTIFVLGFSWTASSMVEEIERERPTLLPRLKVIDFNPETVAKLRARGVSVVYGDVSQRDVLEHAGIAEAEVIVCSLSDSVLRGASNLRMLRQVRALSERAEIIVHAERLDDAAGLYAAGASYVVTPRLLEARELLEVLDAVDNHLIAEKTCEQLARLENRSEVIP
- a CDS encoding carbohydrate-binding domain-containing protein — translated: MKSVCRVVAPLVLLTFLPMNGLSAATVVWGGGTGDYLTGGNWEGGEVPGTASGNTAEINSGAVTYTPGGDLAIHNGGALVLNGGSWTQAGGNAWIQLGSGSLIVAGGTFNQGTSDNIVRNSDSNITVSAGIANFSGNFLNRADFGDFTITGGTVNIANEFKPISSFTMTGGTLSATMISFADGPGIIDFTGGTISVDGGSFYSGFYGGGSQSLNFSTASTGSLFFRNYSLTALAEDGFLTNGTLQWDGAIDPTAFSAVESEGGVLITVIPEPSTPLTLLGGMGALMLLRRRKSN
- a CDS encoding metallophosphoesterase family protein; protein product: MKILFAADLHYALKQFDWLAANAGECDALIIGGDLLDLGGNLDTDLQVVVVEKYLHKLSKLTRVIVSSGNHDGDHRDENGESRARWIGEMKDDRLHVDGDSLDVAGMRITVCPWWDGPVTRAEVEQQLIAAMPPAGTPWLWVYHAAPEGPLSWTGKEFIGDATLTAWIARFSPRIVMSGHIHNAPFYAQGSWIDRIGETWAFNPGRQIGGCPAVLRFDLDRQEVAWHSQEGVEERSLVG
- the argJ gene encoding bifunctional glutamate N-acetyltransferase/amino-acid acetyltransferase ArgJ yields the protein MDFPVTRIKGGVGAPRGFQCSALSCGIKNPAAERLDLALIYSESPCTSAGTFTINRVKAAPVKLSQAHLRKGDIRAIVANSGNANACTGVQGIHDAKAMCKGVATPLGLNRSEIGVCSTGVIGLPMPMVRIESRFDDLVQGLGSGRGTEVARAIITSDTHHKEIAISFDLGGHRVRIGGCVKGAGMISPSMATMLCFITTDANVPRDTLRKGVLEGVDESFNRITIDGDMSTNDTVLVLANGRSGMPPIRRNSSLCRQFRQALRHVMLELAQAVVRDGERVTKFVTVEVKGARTYLDAKLVAEAVCKSALVKSSWNGGDPNWGRVLHAVGYSRARIREELVDIFYDGKPACLGGLQATTPMDELREIAAKPEFKIEIHLNQGDADYCMYSSDLSPEYIDFNRSEYAYWKQARKDGLV